In the Phaseolus vulgaris cultivar G19833 chromosome 7, P. vulgaris v2.0, whole genome shotgun sequence genome, one interval contains:
- the LOC137830067 gene encoding importin subunit alpha-2-like, with protein sequence MSYRPSGNSRTDVRRNRYKVAVDAEEGRRRREDTMVEIRKNRREESLQKKRREGLQPQQIPASVHSTLVEKKLEHLPSMVAGVWTEDNNLQLEATTQFRKLLSIERSPPIEEVIQTGVVSRFVEFLMREDFPQLQFEAAWALTNIASGTSENTKVVIDHGAVPIFVKLLASPSDDVREQAVWALGNVAGDSPRCRDLVLGHGALIPLLAQLNEQAKLSMLRNATWTLSNFCRGKPQPPFDQVKPALPALARLIHSNDEEVLTDACWALSYLSDGTNDKIQAVIEAGVCPRLVELLMHPSPSVLIPALRTVGNIVTGDDMQTQVIINHQALACLLNLLTNNYKKSIKKEACWTISNITAGNKQQIQSVIEANLITPLVNLLQNAEFDIKKEAAWAISNATSGGSHEQIKFLVSQGCIKPLCDLLICPDPRIVTVCLEGLENILKVGEADKSIGNTGDVNLYAQIIDDAEGLEKIENLQSHDNTEIYEKAVKILETYWLEEDDETMPPGDASQSGFNFGNNDAPAVPSGGFNFN encoded by the exons ATGTCGTATCGCCCAAGCGGGAACTCCAGGACCGATGTCCGCCGGAACCGGTACAAGGTGGCGGTGGACGCCGAGGAAGGTCGGAGACGGCGAGAAGACACCATGGTGGAGATCCGGAAGAACCGCAGAGAGGAGAGTTTGCAGAAGAAGAGGCGCGAAGGGCTCCAGCCTCAACAGATTCCTGCTTCCGTTCACTCTACTTTGGTAGAGAAGAAG TTGGAACACCTTCCATCAATGGTTGCTGGTGTTTGGACTGAGGACAATAACCTGCAACTCGAGGCAACGACTCAGTTTAGGAAGCTGCTTTCGATTG aACGAAGTCCTCCGATTGAGGAGGTTATTCAGACCGGTGTAGTTTCTCGGTTTGTCGAATTTCTGATGAGGGAAGACTTTCCGCAGTTGCAG TTTGAGGCTGCTTGGGCTTTGACAAATATAGCTTCTGGAACCTCTGAAAACACCAAGGTGGTGATTGACCATGGGGCTGTCCCAATTTTCGTGAAGCTACTTGCTTCTCCCAGTGATGATGTCCGTGAACAG GCGGTGTGGGCATTAGGAAATGTTGCTGGGGATTCTCCTAGATGTCGGGACCTTGTTCTCGGTCATGGGGCATTGATTCCTTTGTTAGCACAATTGAACGAACAGGCCAAGCTTTCTATGCTTAGAAATGCTACTTGGACACTTTCAAACTTCTGCAGGGGCAAGCCACAGCCTCCTTTTGATCAg GTTAAACCTGCACTGCCTGCTCTTGCACGTCTTATCCATTCAAATGATGAAGAAGTCTTGACTGATGCATGTTGGGCACTGTCATATCTTTCTGATGGTACAAATGATAAAATCCAAGCTGTAATTGAAGCTGGTGTTTGTCCCCGACTTGTTGAGCTTCTGAT GCATCCATCCCCTTCAGTACTAATTCCTGCTCTTCGAACTGTTGGAAATATTGTCACTGGAGATGATATGCAAACTCAG GTTATCATCAATCATCAGGCTCTTGCTTGCCTTCTGAATCTGTTGAccaataattacaaaaaaagcATTAAGAAGGAAGCTTGTTGGACTATATCAAATATTACAGCTGGGAATAAACAGCAGATTCAG TCTGTGATTGAGGCTAATTTAATTACTCCTCTGGTCAACTTACTTCAAAATGCCGAGTTTGATATCAAGAAAGAGGCTGCGTGGGCTATCTCAAATGCTACATCCGGTGGTTCCCATGAACAAATCAA GTTCCTAGTAAGTCAAGGGTGTATTAAACCCTTGTGTGATCTTCTCATCTGTCCCGACCCCAGGATTGTGACAGTTTGCCTGGAAGGCCTTGAAAACATCTTGAAGGTGGGAGAAGCTGATAAAAGTATTGGCAACACTGGTGATGTGAATCTATATGCCCAAATCATTGATGACGCTGAGGGGCTGGAGAAAATTGAGAACCTCCAGAGTCATGACAATACAGAGATTTATGAAAAGGCGGTGAAGATTCTTGAGACATATTGGTTGGAGGAGGATGACGAGACTATGCCTCCTGGGGATGCTTCTCAGTCAGGGTTCAACTTTGGTAACAATGACGCTCCTGCTGTGCCTTCCGGTGGATTTAACTTTAATTAG